In Ahaetulla prasina isolate Xishuangbanna chromosome 5, ASM2864084v1, whole genome shotgun sequence, the following are encoded in one genomic region:
- the CHODL gene encoding chondrolectin isoform X1, with translation MLPFQGRAPIPLLVVVVAWLLWAQSCFSQRLLSGQKICYGDSAHPCYKIAYFQDMSRRVGFQEARQACEMGGGVLLSLESETEQKLIENMLQNLTKSGPGISDGDFWIGLWRNGEGQTISSACPDLYKWTDGSSSLFRNWYTDEPSCGSEACVVMYHQPTANPGLGGPYLYQWNDDRCNMKHNFICKYKSEDLVEKESGDKTDSHHEVQATVPAVKPNDPSKSEDDFPLVVTETGGLIPNLIYVVIPTIPLLLLILVAFGTCCFQMLHKSKGRTKTSPDQSTLWISKNPRKDSNLEV, from the exons ATGCTCCCTTTCCAGGGTCGAGCTCCCATCCcgctgctggtggtggtggtcgCCTGGTTGCTGTGGGCGCAGAGCTGCTTCTCCCAGCGCCTCTTGAGTG gtcAAAAGATATGCTATGGTGATTCAGCACATCCCTGCTACAAGATTGCCTATTTCCAAGACATGTCTCGGCGTGTGGGTTTTCAGGAGGCTCGCCAAGCTTGTGAAATGGGTGGTGGAGTACTTCTCAGTCTAGAAAGTGAAACAGAACAGAAACTGATAGAAAATATGCTACAGAATCTCACAAAATCAGGTCCTGGGATTTCTGATGGAGATTTCTGGATTGGTCTATGGAGAAATGGAGAGGGACAAACCATATCCAGTGCCTGTCCTGATCTTTACAAATGGACAGATGGAAGCAGTTCCCTCTTCAG AAATTGGTATACTGATGAGCCTTCCTGTGGGAGTGAAGCTTGTGTTGTGATGTATCACCAGCCAACTGCAAATCCAGGTTTAGGAGGACCTTATCTTTATCAATGGAATGACGACAGATGTAACATGAAGCACAATTTCATCTGCAAGTATAAGTCAG aagacctTGTAGAAAAAGAATCAGGAGACAAAACAGATTCACATCATG AAGTTCAAGCAACAGTGCCAGCCGTGAAGCCTAATGATCCAAGCAAGTCAGAAGATGATTTTCCATTGGTCGTTACTGAAACTGGTG gtcTAATTCCTAATTTAATTTATGTTGTTATACCAACCATACCACTGTTGTTGTTGATATTAGTGGCTTTTGGGACTTGCTGTTTCCAGATGCTTCATAAAAG taAAGGAAGAACAAAAACCAGTCCTGACCAGTCAACACTGTGGATTTCTAAGAACCCAAGAAAGGACAGTAACCTGGAAGTATAG
- the CHODL gene encoding chondrolectin isoform X2, producing the protein MLPFQGRAPIPLLVVVVAWLLWAQSCFSQRLLSGQKICYGDSAHPCYKIAYFQDMSRRVGFQEARQACEMGGGVLLSLESETEQKLIENMLQNLTKSGPGISDGDFWIGLWRNGEGQTISSACPDLYKWTDGSSSLFRNWYTDEPSCGSEACVVMYHQPTANPGLGGPYLYQWNDDRCNMKHNFICKYKSEDLVEKESGDKTDSHHEVQATVPAVKPNDPSKSEDDFPLVVTETGGLIPNLIYVVIPTIPLLLLILVAFGTCCFQMLHKREARRNCFNDSSPLSSESLTEHLDSNL; encoded by the exons ATGCTCCCTTTCCAGGGTCGAGCTCCCATCCcgctgctggtggtggtggtcgCCTGGTTGCTGTGGGCGCAGAGCTGCTTCTCCCAGCGCCTCTTGAGTG gtcAAAAGATATGCTATGGTGATTCAGCACATCCCTGCTACAAGATTGCCTATTTCCAAGACATGTCTCGGCGTGTGGGTTTTCAGGAGGCTCGCCAAGCTTGTGAAATGGGTGGTGGAGTACTTCTCAGTCTAGAAAGTGAAACAGAACAGAAACTGATAGAAAATATGCTACAGAATCTCACAAAATCAGGTCCTGGGATTTCTGATGGAGATTTCTGGATTGGTCTATGGAGAAATGGAGAGGGACAAACCATATCCAGTGCCTGTCCTGATCTTTACAAATGGACAGATGGAAGCAGTTCCCTCTTCAG AAATTGGTATACTGATGAGCCTTCCTGTGGGAGTGAAGCTTGTGTTGTGATGTATCACCAGCCAACTGCAAATCCAGGTTTAGGAGGACCTTATCTTTATCAATGGAATGACGACAGATGTAACATGAAGCACAATTTCATCTGCAAGTATAAGTCAG aagacctTGTAGAAAAAGAATCAGGAGACAAAACAGATTCACATCATG AAGTTCAAGCAACAGTGCCAGCCGTGAAGCCTAATGATCCAAGCAAGTCAGAAGATGATTTTCCATTGGTCGTTACTGAAACTGGTG gtcTAATTCCTAATTTAATTTATGTTGTTATACCAACCATACCACTGTTGTTGTTGATATTAGTGGCTTTTGGGACTTGCTGTTTCCAGATGCTTCATAAAAG gGAAGCAAGGAGAAACTGCTTCAATGATTCATCTCCATTATCATCTGAATCCCTTACAGAACATTTAGATTCTAACTTG taA